The sequence below is a genomic window from Sylvia atricapilla isolate bSylAtr1 chromosome 26, bSylAtr1.pri, whole genome shotgun sequence.
AAACTTGCTGGGTGTGACAGCAACATCCTAAACCGGAATGCAAGGTTACCCCACGCTGTTACTTTAGGGCAAGTTCTTCAGCCATGGATTCCAGCTAACAGGCCTGAAATCAAAGAGCTCCTAATTACCCATGACAAACTTATTTGCAAACAGCCCGGCAGACGCACCGATACCGATCCACCTCTAGGAGCACCGTGGGAGGATGCTGATGACATCTTTGAAAGGCTAATTGCATCTGCCAGGAGCTTGAGATCATCTCCAGCCCTTTGCTCCACTGCCACCCATTTCCAGAAGGTGAAATCAAAGAATGCTGAGCTCATTTGCATCCAAAGTGCTTCTCGCTTTTCTCAAACACGAATTGCAAATAAAGTTGGGCAAGAATTTTGCTACAATACTTACAGagtaacagaaaacaaagctaaaatGATACTGGGAATTCATCTTCCGCCAGGATCACGCATACCTGTACCAGACCTATGGCCAGAATTGTCATGAGTCAGGATACTAGTCTGATACTTTTAGTCTAGAAACATGTAACAAAGGATGTTCCTAGCTTGCAAAAGTTTTACTTCCCAGAGATTGCAAAACCGAGCTTGCCAAAAACACAGAGCACTCTCGACATCCACACAGCAAGAGGCACAATTCAATTGGGCGGTGACGGTCAGCACGATAAAGCACgacctcagcacagcagcagcaccaactGTCAAGAGCTGCTCAAAAATAacacaaggaaacaaaagaacCCTGAGAGTTTTAACGAACTTTTTGAAAGACCACGAGCTATTTGTCCGAAACATTCCAGGCTGCTCATACCGAGAGTCAGAGACATCACACGAAAAAAGCAGAACACTGTGTGGCTGAAAAATCGCAAGCAGGAGACGcgaaaaagcagcagctggaagtaACACCGTGCCCTGCTCAGGCTCTGCCCGAGAGACGCGAGGCACAGCCGGGCACAGTCAGACACTTCCCCTTCGCTCGGCACCTCCAGCTACCCGGACCCAGCTGACACAAGATCAGTCAGCAGCACTGTGTCTGCCCCGcggccggcacagccccggagccgggcacggccccgagcaCCCCGAGCTCCTGAGGGCTCCCGGCGAACCGCTCCGGCCCCGAGCACCTgagggcggcggcggagccCTGCGGCTACCCCGGCCTGGAACTGACCGCAGACAGtccccagagctgagccccagaCACTCCCTCAGAGCCGACCCTCACAACTCCCTTCACACCTGCCCCGAGGCACCGGCACACACACATCCCCTCAGAACAGCTCTAGCCGCCCCACAGCGCTCGGTGCGAGCCCCGGCCCCTGCGAGGCACCACCACCACAGCGCTGGGTAGGCCGTAGcgaaggagcaggaggcaggaggagcgggagggatgaggagcagggggaagaagAGCGCGGGGCCCGTTACCTGCGCCGGTGTCGAAGCgcggccgcccggccccgccgccgccacaGGCCCCGCGCGCGCCACTTCCGGGTGGGGGGGGGCCGGGGCGCGCCCATTCAGCGCTGCGCTCGCCCTGCGCATGCGCCGGCccgcggcgggcccggggcggggggcgcggagCGGCGCCCACGGGCTGAGGGGACGGAGGGGAAGCGGCGGGCGCTGCCCGGGGGAGCCGGGTTCGAGCCCCCAGCCTGCTTCTCGCCCCCGCCGCGGCTCTCCGTGCGGCTGGGCGGCGGCAGCCAGGTGTTGTCTGCCGGTCGGAGGCGGCGGGGGTGGATTCTCGTCAAAACCAAAGAACCCCGAGTCCTGCTGGTCCGGGAGCGTCCCCGCCCGCAGCTGCGGCGGTGGTGGGATGGCTGGTGCTCGGTGTGTCGGAGCACTGGGCCACAGTGGTTCACAGAATCCGGGAGTTGGAgagggttggaagagacctctggagatcaccgaatccaacccctctgccaaggcagggtcacctgcacaggtgacacaggaaagTGTCCAGGTGTGTTTGGGAtgtctccagagaaggagactccacacactccctgggcagctgttccagtgctcggCTACCCTCAACGTagagaagttcttcctcatgttgaggtgtTTGTCTCGTGTTTAATTTGTGCCCATTactcctcatcctgtcactgggcgCCACTGAGCAGTGGGACCATCCTCTGGACACCCTTTGGAgatatttgtgtatttatatagGAACGATGCTAttctctctctgccctctcTTCTCTGGACTAAACAGACTGCTCCCACAGTCTCTCCTCATCACAGAGATGCACCAGACTCTTCATCATCTTAGTGGCCTCCACTGGATCCTCTCCAGtagctccttgtctttcttgtacTGAGGACACCAGAACAGACTTCACCAGCTGAAGCTACCTCCCACCTGAGGCAAGGAGTACCTTTAGGGCCAGCCGTGCTGCAGGAGTTGCCAGACTTTCCTTTAGCGGTTTGTTTAAAAGGCAGCGCAGGCCGCGGGGCTGAGCCCCTGCACCGGGGCTCGTTGGATTCCTCCGCGCCGCTAGGGGGCGCGCTGGCACCTCCTCACCTCTCCCGCCTCGGCGTGCGCATGCGCGGTGATTCAAAAGCGATGGCGGCTCGGGGCTGAGGGAAAGCGATCCTTGCCTAGCCCTTCGCCCGCCCGCCGCTGCCTCGGCACGATGTCCTCGGAGGGCAGCGGCATAGCGGCGGGCAGACAAACCCCTACAGCTAAACAGAAAGGTAGCGTGGGGTGAGGGCGGACCGGGCTGGCTGAGGCGGGAGCTCAGCCGaggctcggcccggcccggccgagGAGGGAATCGAGCCTGAGGCGGGAAGCTCCGTGGTGCGCCTGGCTGAGCTCTCTTTGCCACTCTTTCAGGAGGAAAGGTCGTACAGCCTCGCTACCTGCAGTTCGATAAGAAAGACAGCAAGAAGGTCGTGCTGAAAGAAAGACAGCCGAGACTGCTGAGCTCAAGCGTCGCTCAGCGAAAGGCAGAAAAGGTGCGAGGGGCGCCTTGGACGTGTATCAGGGAGATGTGGGGGGAAACCGGCTCGGCTGGGGTTACGAGGGAGCCGTGGTGTGTTCCTGGGTGCGAGCTTGGGTGGTACACTAGGGTGACACACTCGGGTGACCAAGGTATCCTGGGATTTAGTTGTTTGTTGTCAGCATTTAAGTTGAAGATAAGATATTGCTGTTAACGTTCTGGCTTAActgcttctttattttcaggATGGTTTGTCAAGTTCCTCTTCATCAAATGCTTCCCAATCGTCTTCCAGAACTAAAGCAAGACCAGTTTCCTCTCAGAACCAAACTTCTGCTGGTAGGTTTTACCAGTGTTCAAAAGATGTTCTTTTGTATTCCCAGTCTATGAAACTTTTAACAACTCTAAGATAGTGATATTTTGGATTACTTGCATCACTGGCAGTTATTATTTGTGTGCAAAGGAAATTAAGAAACTTGATGTGAGACTAAGACAAATCAGGTCCTGGCTCTGGAATTGAGTGATTGGGTCTTTCCTGGCTTCTGCACAAGGTTTTGAACAGTTCTTTTCCTATGCCCTTACCATtacactgcattttttatttagtcTTATTTGATCTGTTTAGCCAATTGTGAGTGACTAAAAATCTGTCTGCAAAAccatccatttttatttctgttgttattACAAATTATTCCTGCCTGGTATTACTGCCAGTCCTTGGTTGTCTCTGCAGATATCCAGTTACTGAGACAAATTATTTCCCCTGTTTTCTGTGAATTGGGACCTCAAaggtgttggaaccctggaggctgaggatttcagcctttctgtgctgaggaaCATTCACCCTCAGGCAGGCACTGCTTTTGACTTGAGGCCACGGAACAGGGTTCTGaaattgagtgacagcattGGGGTATTGTGTGATCTCccagggtggaaaacttagaaTTTGGGGTTATAGTATATGTGAAGCaatatggaggatttggggcattgtctaagtccttcttcttgGTTTcgggtggtttttttctaataggCTGAAAAAGTCCTGCACTGTGGGCCTTGTGTGGTCaattattgggtcaaaagtataaataatataggtgtcatctCGTTATTGAGTGATTAGTGCTTAAATAACCATGGAAAGAGTTAGAGGCACCTCCATTTTCTGTCTTGTTATTAGAGCCCACAGCTCCTGAGCTGTGATATAGATAAGAGTTAATAAACACCGAGTCCAAACAGGAGAACTGCGACTCCAGTGCGTTAATCCCGGCTCTAACAcgaagaagaaaagaagataagtCTCGCTGCATGAAGTCATTAGAGAGTGGGCTTCAGTCATAATAATTTTCCATTCTAGCTGCAATTCCAGTTGTTAACTTTCTTTGGAggttgaagaaaaataactttttaagtCTTTTGGAAAACAGGCGCTCATTAGACATTCCTGTGAAGAGAGTTTTTCTGATAAGCTCAAGAGGGTCCTTGTCCAGGTGCAGTTCATCAAGACCAAGGCATAAGGAGCATTTCTCAGGTCATAGTGGGGTGTGAGGGGAAGGATGTGTCCCAGATCAGCTTCCCTGGGCCTCTACAGCTTGGAACTGTGAACTTGTGCAGAACCTAATTCTTCtagttctaatttttttatagtCTGATAACAGATTCTTTCTACAGGTGTTGACCACAGCTCATTAAATCAGAGTGGTTTTGGGAAGGGTGTCTTGCAGTCCACTTTATTagatggagagaaaatgaagctACCAGACCTTGATATTTCTGCTATTAGTGGTAAATTTCCATTTATATGcaatttctggctttttttaaatttttaatgtatgtgCTGAAACTTGGAGATAAGAAATTGTTGTATTCTTGTATATTTGCAAAAGGATTTTAGGCAGAAGTACTAAGTCCTTTGGAGTTTAAATTAACCTCTCAGTTTGTTGTATCTTTTGGGTGCTCTGTTTTTGTTTAAAGTCAAAAagtaaagaataaagaaaaaaattaagtactcttacatatttatttctttaatggAATAAAGATCATCAGCCCTTCTGGAAGTGGATCACATTTGTTTGTCACTTAAATGCTCACCTGATTCATATCTGCTCATGAGTATATCGGAGCCAGAAACAGAGCACAGATCTTTTTTACTGGTACACACAATAATTTTGGAATGATCTCTTTAAAGAACCTGGTGGTCTATTGACCCACCCTATGGACCTTGACAGAAGGGCACACTAACTTTGTTGTTGTGATACAGATAAAAGTGACCCCAAGAAGAGTTCTTATTCAGAATCTTCTTCAGAAGGCGCttcaaagacaaagaaaacaaatgatgTGACTGATGAGGTGAGTCTCACTGCTGACATTGGTAAaggatatttattttgaaatgaagatttttctgtttatctttAATCTGAAATACAGCTGAGGTTCTGGGAGGATCTAAAGCCTTCTTGCAGAAGtcagttctgctgctggcagtgtttGGTGTGTTGATCAGATATCTGGACACTGACCAGAgctttccttccatttcttgTGGCAAAGAATCTGTTCCAATTGTTGCATCTCTTCAGGTGGATTTTTCTTGCATTCCTGCCTATACTCATTAATTATGTCACATTAAGTATTTCCTGGCACTTTCGTTGTGAGAACTAACACTGATTCAATCTAATATAAAGTGCCTTATTTGGGGATTTCATTCAGTGTAGCACTCGAAGCTCAAATTCTCTACCAGAATTATGAAAATCTGCTGAAAATATTATAAGAGGTGGTGCAACAAAGGGATGTATTAAATTAACAtgagtgtttaaaaaacaaacttctttCATTGAGCTGCCTGTTGTTTTTGATGATTACAGCCATGAATTAGACTATTGGTAATTAGTATGgccactgaaaaaaatcaattgtttAAATACCAAACTTGATGTagaatgttcttttcttttctgaaggaaactgATTCTTCTAATctgatggcagagctggaatcTGAGACACTGCTTTTAACTTTCCTAAGAATAAAGGTGAGAGTTGGTCAAGTATTTGGTGTTTCAGATAGAACTTGATATTGAGGAAATGTTCAATTTCTTAAATGCTTCCTGACCTGTAAAAGTTAGATTTTTTTGTGACTCTATATATTTGTTTGTAAAACCGTAAGACTTACCATGAAAACTCTTAGAGTGGATTCACTGCCAGTTTATTGAGCTACTGCTGATTCTTAGGAATTAGGGGGATGCAGAAGTTTTAGGAGGACTGTGAGTCTGTCTGGAGTTGAAGGTTGTGGCAGTGACTTTGTTTCCctcagtgctctgtgtgtgtgtattttcctttacaaaaaGGAGTGAGGGTGGGAGGAGTCTTTAACTGATTTTCTGTGCTTACTGTGTGATGTTCCTGTTCATTAATTGAAACTCTTTGGTCTAGTCTGAGGCTTGCATTTCTTTATTCAGAATATGTTAATTGCTCAGATGTTGCATTGCTTTAATTGTGAATATTTTTGGGATGTAATAGGCAGAAAAAAGAGTTGCCaagatggaggaaaaagcagaaaaaaacttgaTAAGTTTGtgtgaagaaaagcagagacaacagaagcagctctgggagctgaaACGTGAAATTCTGCtcaaggagagagaggagaagctcAATGAAACATTAGACAAACAGGTAAGTTTTAATTAATGCTTCTCTGATAGTTACACAGACCCATTTATGAAGTGGTCCTTTATCCAAGGGAGATGTCTCTGCTTCTGTGGCTTGCATGGGGTACAATTTTAtcttaaagcaaacaaatatcTCCTTCCTGTTGAGGCCTGCAGCACGTGAGCAGGTGCCTTTGTCACTATGAGTTGGCCCTGTCACTATGAGGGGGGAGAAACTCTTGGGCAAGGACAGAGATTGCagaggctgccagggcaggcCTGGGAGATGCACAGGAGGTGGAAGGCTCCAAAACCATGTGAACATCCCACACTGGAGCAACTCCAGTTATGGGTAAAGCTGAGATGCCACCCCTTAAAGAGAAGTGAATATCTTCTGCTGTTTATTTGTCTTGTTTGTATTTGTTAGCCACGAGTAGTTCTGGCCTAGTTGTGAGAAGACAGATTTCTAATGAATAATTAATGTTTGGCTGGTGAATTTTCAAAACTCAGtctctttgctttttaacaAATACACATTGCAGAAATTGAACAAGGCTTTTGGAGAACACACTTGTTAATTACAGTCAGGTACAAACCCCTTTGCTGGCTCTGTTGCCAATATCTCTGAGCTACAGAAACAAGGGTTCTGAGGACATAGAGGAAAGCATAGTAAATAGTTTGATGGGATTATTGTACCACAGACTTCCTGCATTCCTCTGTCAATAAGCATTTCAGACTGGTATTAAGTTTGATCATGAAGTGTTTTTTTGTAGTGAGCCAGGTGTGTAATTACAGAAGGTGTGTTTTGGAGAAGTGTTGTTCAGTGTGTGTCTCTTTCAGATAGAAGTGCTGTCTCCCCTCGTGGCTGTCTGTGAACAGTTCAAAAAGCAGTACAAAAGCTTTGCAGCTTCCTTGGATGCTGTAAGACACGAATTGCCCATAAAGAACATTCACATAGAAGGAGATAAGCAAGCCTACCTTGGTATGAAAATTTGATTTATCAAATTTGCTTTCGGTTACAGTGGGTTTATGCTAAAAAAGCCTCTCGCATTGTTACTGCTACATCTGCCTGTGGCCACTGGAGAAACTTTGTGTGCTCTTAGAGCCTTGTGGACATGGCTGCACAATAATCACATGTTGTGCTGTGTGTAATTCTTATCTCTGTTTAACCACCTAACTACACAGTTTTTTATCttgcagaagagaagaaattaactttttaagTTAGCTCAGTCTTCATATACACCTTCTTTAGCAGGTTTCTATATACTTTAACTGTATTCATGGTAttccttcccctttctttttcctgtgtaaaCAAGTTGTGGGAATGCTGTGatctttcttgtttctgtgtgtgAGGGACAGAGTCACCTGGGCAGATTTACTCATGTTTCTTGCACAACTGGAGCTTAAAGTCAGTGTGTGCTGTCTTGAATCAGAGAATATGTAATAAATTAGTATGTGTATTTTGTATTGAAGTCTGGACAAAAAGTTAGATTTTTAATCTGCTGGTCTGCAAACAACAAGATTCTTAAATAATTTACAGTAACCTTGCACTTCAAgacaaatgcaaaacatttattGAAGAACTTGGAGTTCTTCTAAGAAGAATAGAAAGGGAaaggttcattttttttgtttgtgaatGTTGAAGGAAATGACTGAATAAATTTCATGGAGGGGGTACATGCCAACAGCAATACATGAAACTGGCCAGGGATCTTTGGGTGTCTAAAACTTGTTTATTCTCTTATATTTCTCCTAAAAATCTTTGGCATACTCTAAATGAAAGCTTGATGAGCAATTTCAATAGCCTGTTGCTGGTGCTAGTCacaacagtgaaaaataatttggctttCACAGTTTCATGGTGTTTTTGTGGAAGCTGAACAGTATCCTTTTTGTCATCTAGTTCACCTGTCTCTGGGTTACTCCAGCTGTTAATATCTTGTATTAGCTGGTGCCTCTCTCATTTTGGATAATACCTTTAACTTCTCATCTTCCAGATGAACTGGGAAAGCAACTAACAATCACACAGGAGCTTTTGACAGAGGTTATGCCAAAGCACTCAGAGAATTGTGGGAAAGCACTTGGTGCATTGAAAGAGCTTAAAGAAGTGTCTCAACAACTGAGTAAAGGCCTTCAAAGGTAATCTCAACAATTGGGTGGAAAGACTTGTTGTCTAAATAGTCAGAGGAAAATCTAGAATTCAGCCCTTGCCAGATATATCCAGAACTGAGACTGGAGGGGGGTTAACTGAGGGCTTGGTAGCACTAAGTGTAATTCTCTTTGTAGCAGTCatctgcatttctctctctgccctgcctACAATCACATGGGGATGTTTGGGGTTGGTACTCCACATGAACCACATCAGTGTGGCATTCTCTGACACTTCAGCTGAGAATTTCACTGAGCAAGAATAGACTTGGTAAGTTTAGGTGTGTAGGagtggagaaaaacagaacacagaaaagtgAGCTGCAAACTGTCCTAAATAACAACCCTGCAAATGTGTCATCCTTGAGAAGACACAAGGAGCACAGAGAAGGGTTTTCTCCTTAACTCTTGTGACAACAAACACAAAGCATCACTGGGAGGATGAGGAAGTGATAAAGCATGACTAAtgtccttcccttccttcaTTGCCCCAGAAGAGATTGGAGTTAAAATCTTTGAAGGTCAATAGACCATTAGGCCATCCATCTACCCCTCCTGCAAACTGCCCCATCTCTCCTCCCAGTTCTTGCttgtgagaaaaaaagtcacattttacatttgttttcttctagtGGAGTTATAGTAGGAGAAAGATGCCGATGCCCAGGCATGTAGTCTTTGGGCTAAAGCAGAGCTATTGTCCTTCAGAGTCACTGATGTGGCTTCATGTGTTCCAGGAGCTTCACAGATGTGCAGAACCTGTCGTTAGACGCCAGTAAAGAAGTTTCTCTGCATAACCAACAAGTGTGTGAAGAGAATCATGGACTAGATGTTGTGAAACGCTGGTATTTCAACTGACTTTCTGTATTGTTTTACTGCTGGGTAGGTACTAACTCAAAGCCAGctgatgttttttttccttttggttctTGTGTGGACATATGACTTGCCCACTTTTtcagtgcagccagcagcagggatgctcACTGATACAGGAACTGGAGGGCTGTTCTGCAGGCTCACAGGGAGACCTTGCCACTCACTTTTAATGGGGATTTCTGTGACAGGTTTTCTGTCCCTTTCTGCCTTGACAGTACTGAAAGGTAAATGATAAAAGGTGTTATTCCTGGCAAATCTGACCTGTGTGGTCATCTGCGGCCTGAGCGTTGGTTGTTCACTGAACAACTTCTGCAGGACCTCAGGTTTGTCCCATATTTCTGGATGTGCTGGGTGAATACAAAGCACTTGCCTGGAAGGAACCTGGTCACTTTTAACTAGTGAGAGGTTTTGGTAACCGGTTGCCTAATTGCCttgtaaataaattattgaaataacAAACACTTTTGTATAAACTTGACTCCTCTTTAAGGAAATTCTTTGTAATAATAAAGactctcttcctctgctctaTTGGTAGCCTTCAAGTTTGAGTATGTTCACTGATTTCCTACAGCAGCTTTTGTTTCCATCTGGCCTTACTTAGGGCTAATACTGCACAGGCCAGTGATGCACTTGTACACACCAAGTGGTCCCAGTGGTCAGCCATGAGCACCCCAAGTGCTGAGGCCAAAGGATTGGGAATGGGGGAAGAATCCACAAACCTGATTACTGAGTgcatgtgctgtgctgggaacaaAAAGCCACATCTGGCGTGTTTCTTCAACATCCTTTCCTATTCTTAGTTGGAATGCGTTTTTCTCTGGAAGACATGCTGTAGCCTGTATTTTTTAACTTGCAGAGCCCTATTCTGTGATGGTTTTTCACATTTCTAGCTTAAGCATTGTCTATAAACCTTTTGGGCCTATTCCTAAGATACCTGGAGTATTATCCTTGCACTCCTTCAGGTGCTGCTCAGGCTTTCTTCCTGGCACTACTAAAGTTAAAACTAGATTCTTGTctccttttattaaaaatcaggAGTAAATTAAGTAACTGGATCAGTAGATAAACCATGCCCATAAAACAAACTGTTCAGACCCTCCTTGCATACAATGTCAGTGTCATTTTTTTTAGCAGCAGCTTGTCTGTGAACCAGTGTTATTTCAGGATATCCATCTGTTACTACTTTTTCCTCACATGATCTGCACCTGGTAGTTCACCCGTGTGGCTGCAATCCAACACATCAGCAATAGGTGCTGGATCAAGCTCTGGGACAGGAGCATGAGCTGCATCCATGGATTTGGCCACTGGATGGGGAACTTTGCCCAGCAAAGTCAGCTTGGCTGTCCATGTGTGGGCTGGTTAGTTTTGGTGGATGGAGATGTGGGTAGAAAGGCTGCAGTATGATGAAACTGGTTTGGATTATTGCTGAGTTGTGTGTCCTCACACCTTTAACCTCTTTATGATCCATGTGGCGACTCTGAGACTGAAAGTTGGGGAGGGTCGTCTTAAATATGACAGGGGAGGATGAAATTGATTTCAATATTGTAGTGTGTTGATAGTAATGTCTCTGCACAGGCATATCAACTTGCCTTTCCTAGGATTCCTTCATGGTGCACCTCACTGATGGtctgaaaaagtatttttaagaaatacttttaaattaaaccCGTCCTTTTCAGTCGAGTGACTTTCTGCCCTTGAGATACTATTGGATGCTTATACCTACACCCAAACGTTCCTTAAGCAACAGCCAGCAATGCgaattttccctctgaaaagCGGTGGAATGCTGCTGGTTCTCCCCCCGGGGCGGTGCTTGCTGTGAGCACAATTAAAGGCTGTAAATCTTGCGGGGGCAGTAGTTCAGCCCCGCTGCTGCAGGCGGCACTCGCTGCACTCCTCATCCTCCCACGGGGCAAAGGGGAGTCCTGGGGCTGAAGCCAAACTGCTGCTACAGAACAATTCTGCGCCCGGGGATGTGCGCTCattgtttcagaaaaatcagaggCATTAATTTCGGCATTCTGGCCGTTCTTTAAACTGAACACTTGTGTAATTCTTTGTACAAATGGTACAACAAGTGTTAGCTAAAGCAGCTCGGCCTCTccaggaaaaggtttttaaacTATTTGAACAGAGACGTTTTCTTCTTGATTTTCACGAATGTTCTTTCAAAGTGCTGTTGTGGCTCTTTGCAGAAGTGTTTTAGGCTCCTCCACCTTGAAATAACCACAGAATTGGCTGCTGTCATTTAACACTGTAcgaacaacaacaacaaagaactGCAGAATCACTGGAGCAGGAGCTAAACAGATGTGACACCACTTATTTTGTATTTCCTACTTATTTTCTGACAATGTCACATGCTCTAAATCGGTTGGAATCCTAAACAAATTAAGGGCTCTTTTTATTCAGGTTATGTGTCTTTTTTTCGTCCTGTGGAATTAATAATGTTCTCCCTGCTGTAACTTGTACCAATGTAGATTTACTTTAGTTTAGTTTTGTCTCAACTTGTGCTGCACTTACTAACTATTTATTAATCTTTTAGGCCAGAAGTTCTTGACCAATTGTTAACATTCCTGTGTGCTAAGGTGCTTTTTTGggggaagggattttttttttcttcctccaaaaaCTGAAAGCAATTGTGAAATGAGCCAGGTGGgcctgggaggatggggagcTCAGAAATTTAAGTATTTGTCCCTTGCAAAACTCTTGATTGTTTAAAAAAGAGATTGGCAAAGCTTTTAGGCTGGGTTTACCCTGCAGCTTGCCCTGCCTTGGGTACTCATGTGTCTAGGGGAGCTGTGACCACATTCTCCTCAGTGCCAGACCCTGACCACCAACTCAGGAGGGCTGAATcaaggcttttttatttttttttttggctgtaattcctgtgctgcctgcaaTGGGGGCTCCGGGGTCAAGGTAAGGCAGGATCCCTCCTGCCCGGGGTGCTCTGGggtggagctgcagctctggaaatcACCGAGGTTCGTTTATCCCCTccccacaccccaaaccctcaaCTCTTTGTTCACACGAGCTGCAAAGGGAGCTGAGCCTGTGCTCATCAACAGCCAGCAAAGCAGCTCATGACCCCAGCAGATGTTTCTGCATTTTAGGCTAATGAGAACTTATTGGATTACTGCAGTCTTCCCTGCCTCGGAGTAAATACCACTTTGTTGGAGATCCGGAAATTCATACTGAATATGATAAACAaactgctggctgggctgggattgcCAGGACATGAAAAGAGTTCCAGAGCGGCAGAAGATCTAACAGCTCTGAAATGCACCACTGAGCCACACCAATTAAGAGCATTTCCAGTGATTATGTGAGCATTCCTGTTCAactcacagaaattattttaggttGTTCCTTCCACTGCATTTGTGTGTGGTCTGTACAGTAAAGCACGAGGTTTGCAGAGTGGGCTCGAATGCCTCTGatcagtttcttttaaaatatttcgGTCATAATGAGTACCCAAAAACTGAGTTTCCTGCTAATTCAAGATCTTAAATTTTCTGTGTTATGGTTGCCCCTTCAGATATAACTAATTTTTTGATTTATATAGAAAATGTATGTTTGGAGATGGCCTGTAAGATATCAAAACttaattcctttgttttaaTATCTCTTGCATATAGGAGGTGGCTCTACTGGTGAGTCAGACTATGCACAAATTGTATTTCACCACTCATGTAGGAGCTGAGAAGAGAATTGGGAAATTATGTTTGACTAAATGTCTGAATGACAGCCCCTTCTGATAAGAACAGCGCTCTTCCTTCTAAATCATTCAAAATCCTTCATTTGAATGCTTTCCTAGTATTATTTCAGTCACTTTGTCAGGAATTAAAATGTTATATCACTGTGAAAGATCACTCTCCTGTTCTATAGATGAATAATAACCATTTTCGACAGAACTATTTAATAATTATGTTCTCAATATCATTATCCTGTGATATGCTACTTAGATTACACTCTTAGTTGAAAAGTGCTCTTTAATTATCCTTTCCTTATAATTTCTTCTGGAGATGTTTGTATTCCTGGGGGACAGGATCAGTCTGATTTCTGCCACTCTGTCTGGACTGATGTAGTCTCTGTTAAAGCATTTTCCTCAGTGCTGGTGA
It includes:
- the HAUS8 gene encoding HAUS augmin-like complex subunit 8, which translates into the protein MSSEGSGIAAGRQTPTAKQKGGKVVQPRYLQFDKKDSKKVVLKERQPRLLSSSVAQRKAEKDGLSSSSSSNASQSSSRTKARPVSSQNQTSAGVDHSSLNQSGFGKGVLQSTLLDGEKMKLPDLDISAISDKSDPKKSSYSESSSEGASKTKKTNDVTDEETDSSNLMAELESETLLLTFLRIKAEKRVAKMEEKAEKNLISLCEEKQRQQKQLWELKREILLKEREEKLNETLDKQIEVLSPLVAVCEQFKKQYKSFAASLDAVRHELPIKNIHIEGDKQAYLDELGKQLTITQELLTEVMPKHSENCGKALGALKELKEVSQQLSKGLQRSFTDVQNLSLDASKEVSLHNQQVCEENHGLDVVKRWYFN